GGGTAGCCTGCCAGGCTTTGTTAAGGTTGTTTATCTTGGGATTGCCGGAGATCCGGTCTTCGCCGATCAGCAGACGCGCAGGCTGCTGCGGATAAGAGGCGATGACCTTTTCCGCCAGCGGGATGACCGGATCATTCGCGGAAGCGACGCAGAACAGGATTTCATAGGCGGGATAGTCCTGCTGAAAGCTCGAACGCATCGTTTCTTCTTCGAAGCTATCCTGACCGCACAGGGGACGCGCCAGCGCGATAAAAGGATACGCCCCGCCGGCTTGTTTTTTATTCACCGGACGACGCAGACGCCACAGGGCAAGGGCGAGGGAGCCAAACTGAATTACGGTGAGCGCGCCGCAGATTACGACGGCGAAAATGGCGATTAAGGTCATGCGGTGGCGGTCTCACTCTTGGGTTCTGAAACGGTAATAGTCGAGGTCGTATCCGATAACAACGATGACGGACAACTGCTCCAGTCGATCAGACTGAATCGGCCCAGGGTATCTTCCGCGATGGCGCTCAAGTTGCTAACCCAGTCCCCGCAGTTGGCATACAAAACGCCGTCGCGCGTCTGTAGCGCGGGTTTGTGCAGGTGTCCGCAAATGATGCCGTCGGCGTCGTGTCGCCTGGCCAGCTCGATCAGCCGCTGTTCAATGCGGCAGCCATATTTCAACAGCGAGCCGACCCGGTTTATCAGGCGAAGCGGGGCGGGCGTTTCCACGCTACGGCCGGTGCGGCGAGAACGCATCAACTCCTGTCTGCGGAGCAGATACCAGTCGATGCCGCTACCCAGACGCGAGATGGCATAAGAACGCCCGGGCCAGAAGTCGCAGCAGTCTCCGTGCAATACAAGGTAGCGCCGTTTGTCGGCGCCCTTGTGGATGATCGGGCCGGCGGTGGGGGCAATGGAAGTCAATTGCGGGTTAATGTCCTCTCCGGTCAGGCTGAGCGGATCGTGATTGCCGGGAAGCCGCACTATTTTAACGCCCTGTTGCTCGCGGCGGCAGAGCAAATCAATGATGAAGTCATGCTGTGGGGTCCAGTGGACGGCGCGGCGATGCCAGAAATCAAACGTATCGCCCACCAGATAGATATGATCGGCTTCGTGTAGTCTAAGGAACGCTAATAGTTTATCTGCGCGGCATCTCCGTGAGCCAAGATGAAGATCTGAAAGAAAAAGACTGCGATAGCGCATCGGAGAGTGGAAACGACCATAAGGTGACATAACTTCCTCCAAATCCAGGCATCAGTTTATTGATAGCCAAAAACGCTCGGATAATACGTATCATTCATATCCATATCACTACTATAGGATAGTTGTTAAATCAGGGCGTACCCAAAGTAATGAACTCCTGTGTCTTTGCTGGCGGGCGAGTGGCGCTAAAAGATCCCGCCGATTCGATCCGCCATAACGAAACTGAGATCTAGCATAAATACAAGGCATCTTGCCGATGAATTCTTAAGGAAATATTAAGGGGTTACCCGCGTATTTCACCAAGGGTGCCATATCGCGGATATATTTAACCTGAATCAGTTACGGGAGGCGGGCCGGTAAGTGGTTTTGGGCGCTTCGTTTGCTGGGACTAAGCCGCATGTCGATTATAATTGTTGAGAAATCGACCCACCTTTCCCACTAAATGAAATGGTCGCCAATGCTCCGTTGACCAATGAAAGTTGCGGGGGAACGTGACCAATATCGACATCATAAATTACCGGTACTTTAAGATGGCTCAATGCCGAAATAAGTGCATCAAAGTAGTTTTGTCGCTCAGGTTCAGCGGCATCTGGCGCAGCGTTTCTACCGATCAGAATGCCGGCAACGTTGTCGAACCAACCGTGCATACGCAAGCTAAATAAAGCGCGTGTTAATTCGCACGGCCTCATTTCCACATTTTCAAAATACAAGATCACCCCGTCGTCTTTATTCTGCTCACAGAATTGAGGAAGATTACCAAATCGAGTACCTGCTAACCTTGAAATAGTATCCAAACACCCACCAATCAAACGACCCTTAAAACTTACCGTAGAAGGACTTCCGTCAAGGCGTTTCCACTCCGTTTGCTGTGTGAGGTTAAATGCCGCATCCGGTTCTTCTCGCCAGTCATTCTCTTTTTTTTGATACGCGGAGGAAGACTGCTGTTTAATCATCGTCCCCCGTTCACTTTCTAAAACAGACCATATACCTTCTGTAGTTAGGTCTACTACTTTAGCTCCAAGCTCCATAAGATTAGGGCCATGCACCGTTGCCCAACCTGAAATTGTGGTCAGCGGAAAATGTAATGTACTGAGATCGGAATAACCGACAAACCATTTTGGCTCAGCTTGTGCTAATCGCTCAAAATCGATTAATTCAAGTAATTCCATTGCTAGCTCGCCTCCCCAGGGCGGCATAATTGCCTTTATCTCGGTGTTGTTAAGAAAATCTGTCAGCTCTTTCGCACGTGAAATTCTGTTCGCACTTTTATTTTTATATTCGGAACGTAAACAATTCCCTTCTATAACGCTAAATCCCCTTTTTTTCAGCGCATTTTTAGCAAGTTCGAGTCGCGGGTGTAATGTGCGAGGAACGCCTGTCGATGGCGCGGTAATAGCGATTAAATCGCCTGGGATCAGCTTCGAGGGGAAACGGATACTCATCCGATGAATCCTTATCAGTGATATGCATCCATGTATTATATACGCGTCATCCTACAAGTTGCCTGTACGTTGGCTTTATTCCTCGACCCATCTTTTCGACGAGTTTGTCACTGTATCGCCGCCTTTGCGCAACTCGCATGATTTAGCGCGCAACAGCACGCCAAATCATATTAGTGACAGTGTCACTATTTTTAATTGGTTTTTATAATTAATATTTCGAGTATAATCACAGCGTTAGCATGCGCGGGCCTTCAGGGGCGTATTTAAGGCATCTGGATGCTCGGCACATGCCAAAAATGGGTGACGGGCGGCTGCCCGCGCTAAGTACAAACTGGTCGAGCGGTGCGCCTGGCTTCCGCCGAACCACCAGCTTTGTTAAATATTGCAATAGTATTTAACGATCAAAATGATTTATTCGATTTGTATTATCTATTAAAGTCAACTATTTGATCGTTATTATCAATAAGCTATATAAACTTCCTTCCCCCTCAGCCGATAAATGACAATGCCATTGGGAACATTCCCCGTCATATCTCTGCATTTGAAAATCCCATGTGCAAGGTATCTGGTTGGTACATTTTTTAACCAGGCGTCGGCCTTGTTCCATCAAACGGCAACCATTTTTTCAGCGTAGGTTTTGCGGCGGTTTCCCGTTAAACGTCGGGAGAAACGTATGAAATCCATAACGAAATGTGAGTCATACACGTAAAAGGCTGGCACTGGGCAAGCCTTATATACACTTTGAGGGTAGCGGGAAAGTGAAAAACTTCAGAATCGGCATTCGGCTGGCAGTGGGGTTTGGCGTACTCATTGTCTTTTCTCTGGTTATGCTGGTCAGCGGCGTCTATCAGCTTCGGCAGATTGACCAAAGCACACAGCGGATGATGCAGGAGCCGCTGAATAAAGAACGGCTGGTGGCGGACTGGTTCAGCGTTATCAGCGCCAGCGTGCAGCGATCCACCGCGGTGGCGCGTAGCAGCGATGGTTCATTGGCGGAACTGTTCGCGGCGGACAACGCCTCAGCCACGAAAGAATCCAGCGCACGGCAGGAACAGTTTGCCAAATTGGTCAGCAGCCCGGAGGAGAAGGCGCTGTTCGATAAGCTGAGTGAAGTCCGCCAGGTTTACATCCGAGCGCGCGACGCCATCTCCGCCGCCAATGCGAACGGTCAACGCGAACAGGCGCAACAGCTTTTTGAACAGGATTTCCGCCCCTCCTCGCGTAATTATCTGGATACGCTGCAGGCTCTGCGCGACCAGCAACGCGCCACAATCAATCAACTGGGCGCGGATATTTCCAGGAATGCCGGCAACGGCTACCTCTTTCTGGGGATCATCGGCCTATTGATTACCGTCGCCGGCTCGTTGCTCGCCTGGACGTTCACCCGCAGTATCGTGCGGCCATTGGAAAACGCCTTGCAGATTACGAATGCCGTGGCCGGGGGCGACCTCATGCATAACGTGCGTGGTGAAGGCCGGGATGAAACCGCGCAGTTGCTTCATGCCTTGCAGGAAATGACCATCCAGTTGCGTACCATCGTGGGCGAGGTTCGTCAGGGTTCTGAATCCATTGCCGGGGCATCTTCGCAAATCGCGGCGGGCAACCTCGATCTGTCCAGCCGTACCGAAGAACAGTCCAGCGCGTTGCAGGAAACGGCGGCGGCCATTGAACAGTTGGCTTCAACCGTGCGCCAGAACGCGGAAAACGCCAAGCAGGCCAATCAACTGGCGCAATCAACCACCGGTCAGGCCCAGGCCGGCGGGCAGTTGATGAACGACGTGGTGCAGACCATGGGCGCGATCGACACCTCATCCAGGAAGATCGTGGATATTATCAGCGTGATCGACGGCATCGCCTTCCAAACCAACATCCTGGCGTTGAACGCCGCGGTGGAAGCCGCCCGCGCCGGCGAGCAGGGACGCGGTTTCGCCGTGGTGGCCGGAGAGGTTCGCAGTCTGGCCCAGCGTAGCGCCTCGGCGGCCAAAGAGATCAAAGAGCTGATCGACCATTCGGTACAGACCGTGCAAACGGGCAACCGGTTGGTGGAACAGGCGGGAACATCGATACTGGACATCGTTAACGGCGTACGCAAGGTCAGCGATCTGGTGGGCGAAATCAGCAGCGCCAGTCAGGAGCAGTCGCTGGGTATCGATCAGGTCAACATCGCGGTCAATCAGATGGAACAGACGACATTGCAGAACGCCGCGTTGGTGAACGAAGCCTCGGCGGCCACCCAGTCGCTGCAACAGCAGGCTGAGCAACTGGAGCAGGTGGTAAGCGTATTCCGGCTGACGGAAGAACAGCAGATATCCAGTTCCGCCGCGGCCGCCAGCCGCTCGGCACCGGCGGCTACCGCACCGCGCGCGGCGCTGGCGCTTAAACCGGCGGCCGACGCCAAATCCGCTGAAGGGGGCTGGAGCTCTTTTTAACCAAAATCACTGTGACGTCGGCAAACTCGGCAGTGGCGGACATCCTGTGCGCCACGCCGACAAGACGGCGCATCGCTTCTCTTTCCGGCATGCGTATTAACGTCGGCCCCGTCAACAAACCTAGCCAGTAGGGCTGAGGAACACCTTCGGGATTTAAGCCGGCGGCGCAAGCGTTGCGAGTCATGCATGGCCTTATCCATGGGGATTCGGCCTCTTGCCGCCTGGTCACGTTCGTTACCGGTTATGCCCGGATATTACGCGGCGCGGCCGGCGTCAACGCCAGTTGTTCACTAAGTCTAAGTCGTTGAATTTTTCCTGAGGAACCGCGCGGCAGGCTGGTTACCACATAAAAATAGAGCGGCGTTTTGTATTTCCCCAATTTTTCCCGGCACCATTCCCGCAGCGTGTCTTCATCCGGCCGGACGTCGCCCTTAAGCACGATGGCGGCAGCGATTTCCTGTCCGTAGTTGACGTCGGGAATGGCGAAAGCGGCGGCTTCAATAATCGACGGGTGGCTGACCAGCACATCGTCGATTTCCCGCGGCGCGATATTTTCGCCGCCTTTGATAATCAGTTCCTTCAATCTGCCGGTAATAAAATAAAACCCTTTATCATTGCGATAGCCCAAATCGCCGGTATGTAACCATCCGTCGCGGTCGATGGCGGAGGCGGTCTGCGCGCTATCTTTGTAATAGTCATTCATAACGCCCGCGCCGCGCAGCACAATTTCCCCCGTCTGGTTCTCCGCCAGCCGTTCTCCCTGCCGGTCGATGATCTCCGCCTCGACGCCGCAGGGCAGCCCGACGCTGCCGTATACCCGTTCTGCGTGAGGATTACAGAAAACCAGCGAACTGGACTCCGTCATTCCCATGCCTTCAATCACCGGGATGCCAAACCGTTGTTCGAACTGCTCATGGTGCGTTCGAGGTAACGGAGCGGAGGCCGAACGGGCGAATCTTACCCGCGGATAGCGCCGTGCGCCGTTGGCACGAGTATTCAATAAAAACGCAATCATAGTGGGCACCAGATTCAGCCAGGTGCAGCGATAGTTATCGACCGTTTTCCACCATGCGGAGACGGAGAAACGCCGCATGGTGACCAGACTGCCGCCGGAAAAGAGCGGAACCAGTACGCCGATAACCCAGCCGTTAATATGGTAAATCGGCAGGGTGCTCAGCAGACGATCCTGCGGACCAAGCCGGTGCCAGCGGCTGATTTCCCCCGCGGCGGCAAACAGATTGGCATGGCTGAGCAACACGCCTTTAGGATTCCCGGTCGTGCCGGAGGTGTACATCAGTAACGCCGGATGCGCAGGCGGCGGCCGATAGAGCGGGGCAGGCCGCTGGGATAACGGCTGCCCGGCGGCCGGCCAGCGCTCGCGGGTTACCGTCAAAGGACGGTTCTGAGCGGGAAGCCGTTGCAGTACGCCCCGCAAGCGGGGCGCGAGTTGCTGCGTGGTAAAAATAATCCGCGCGTCGCTGTGGGGAATAATCCATTCCAGCGCATCATCGGTCGCCAGCAGGTTAAGCGGCACCACCACATAGCCGGCCAGCATCAAAGACAGCGCCAGCGCCACGGTATGAAAACCGCCTTGCGAGAGAAAGGCGATTTTATCTCCTGGCCGGCAACCTTGCCGGTGCAGCCACGCCGCGGTGGCGGTAGTGCGTTGCAATAGCTGGGCGAAACTCAGGCTATCGGCCAGTTCGCTGGCGATAATAAACTGCGCGTCCGGGCGTTGCGCTGCCTGTTGTCGCAATATGTCCTGTAGCGTGGCCGGTTGTGTCGTCATGGATAGCGCCTCTGCAAATAGGCGCCCAACACGTCTTCCAGCGTGGGCACGTTTTCGGGGATCGGTGAGGAAATCCTGACCAGATTAAAAAAATGGCGGTAATTGAGATTGTCCGAGAAATGATTTTTACCCCAGGTGCCGCAGCCGAGCGTCAGAGTAAAGGGAAGGCCGTTATTGAAATTGCCGCCGGTGGCGAAAACATGTCCCTGATTGACGATGACTCGGCTGGCGGGCAGCAGCAGCCCGGCCTGCAAGGCTTCGTTGCCGTCGCGGGTATGCAGACCGACCGAGTGTCCGGCTCCTTGCCAGCGGTAAATCGCCTGTACCGTTTCACAGGCGTGACGGAAATTTTTCACCTGGTACAGGGTCAATACCGGGGAGAGTTTTTCGCCGGAAAAGGGAAATTGCGGGCCGATCCCTTGTTCCTCCACCATCAGAAAACGCGCCTTATGGCACGCCGGGCGCGTCAATCCGGCGATTTCCGCCAGTCGGGCGACGGGGCGGGCGATGCTGTGGCGGGCCAGCTTCCCCGCCGACCAGAGCGCCTGCTGTAGCTGCCGTTTTTCTGTCGGCGTTAATAACGCGCCGCCCTGATCTGTCAACGCCGCGATGGTTTGCTGATAGCGGGAAGCCGGAATAATCAGGCTATTTTCCGCAGAACAGCTGGTGGCGTGATCAAAGGTTTTGGAGGCGGCGATGTGGGCGGCGGCGGCCTCAATATCCGCGCTTTCGCTGATGATGCTGGCGACATTGCCGGCGCCGACGCTAAAGGCCGGGGTGCCGCTTTGCGCCGCCGCGGCGATATTTTTTTGTGAGCCGGTGGCGATGACCAGATCGACCTGTTGCAGTAATGCTTCTGTTTGTTGACGACTTACCGGGATCGGCAGCATCTGTACCAGCTCGCGCGGAGCCTGCACGAAATCCAACTCATGATGAATATATTCCAGCATGCGGGCGCACACCTTCGCCGCGGCGGGGGAAGGGGCGATAATAATGGCGTTGCGGCACTTAACGGCATTAATAATGTTATTGATCACCGTGGCTATCGGGTTGGTGGACGGCGTGACCGCCGCGACGATCCCCACCGGCCGCGCGATTTCAATAATCCCTTGGTCGGGGATGTCATTAATCACGCCGACGGTGCGTTTTCCCTGAAGATCGCGCAGCAGGCCGATGGTCTTGCGGTAATTTTTCGCCACCTTATCTTCGATATCGCCCAGGCCGGTATCCGCGACGGCCTGTGTGGCTAACGTCCGGTTATTCTCAGGATGAATAATCGCCCAGGCTACCGCGTCAACCACCCGATCGATTTGTTGCTGATGGTAATGTTCAATACGCTGCTGAGCATCGCGGGCTTGTTCAACCAGACTGCTTACTGTCGAACGGTGCGCCACCGGCGCGGTCTGCTCTCGATCGCGGCTGGCCGTCATGGGTTCTGACCTGTCGTTGGATGCCAGATCGCGACGTCCAGAGCGTTGATGCGTTCCGGCAGCAGCCCTTCATTGAAAAAGGCATCGGCGATATGCTGCTGCTCACTCAGGCTTTGCGGCGTGACCGCTCTTACCTGATAAGTTCGGTTGGCGTTAGCCAGTTCGACCGTGTTGCTATCCAGATTGCCCCACAGCGGCCCCAGCAACGCCGCCGCCTGGTCAGGGCTGGCTTTCACCCACTGTCCGGTTTTCTCCAGTTGCTGGTAAATGATGCTCAGAATGTCAGGATGCTGGCGGGCATAGTCCGTTGCGGCAAGATAATAGCGCTGGTAGCTTGCCAGCCCTTTGCCATCGGCCAGCACGCGGGCTTTTTGCTGGACGACGGCGCTGGAGACGAAGGGCTCCCAGGTTACCCAGGCGTCAACGTTGCCGTTTTCCAGCGCGGCCCGGCCGTCCGCCGGCGTCAGGTAGGCCGGCGTAATATCTTTAAAAGAGAGATTGGCCTTGGCGAGCGCGGCGATCAGTAAGTAGTGGCTGCCCGCCGCCTTGGTGACGGCAATGCGCTTGCCCTGCAAATCCGGCAGACTTTTGAGCGGAGAATGCTCCGGCACCAGAATCGCCTGCGCTTCGGGAGAGGGCGTTTCCAGCGCGAAATAGGTCAGCTTTGCGCCCGCCGCCTGCGAGAATACCGGGACGGTATCCGCCACGTCGGCGGAGATATCCACATTGCCTAAATTAAGCGCCTCCAGCAGTGGCAACCCGCTGGAAAACTCATGCCAGGTAACCCGCACCCCTTGTTCATTGAGCGTTTTTTCCAGATTGCCCTGTAGTTTCAGAATGGTGAGTAGCGTAGATGACTTTTGGTAGCCAATGCGTAACGTCGATTCAGCCTGCGCCAGGGGAAGCGTGAGGATAAATAACGCGAAAATAAGTAAGAAAAACAATAGGGAGGCTAATTGGCGATTAACCCAATATAAATATAAGCGTGACATGACGGGCATCCGTGAAATAGATGAAAATAAAACGGTATGCTTGATGAAAATATCAATACTGTCAAAGATGATAATTATCTTTTTATTGTCTATTTTTTACTGTTGAATATGTCTTAATGCTGTTTTAAGCAAAGTAAATGCGATATTTACCAACGAGTGAAATAAATGAAAAATAATGGTGTTATTTTTGAGTTTTATATTCACCGGTGGTGTTGATATTTTGGCTCTAACCCCACCCCACCCCACCCCACCCCACCCCAACCCAATCCTCCCTTCGCAGGAGAAGGAGAAAATCCGGCGTTTTAATGTGTTGCTCCTTCTCCTGACAACTGTCTCTTATACACAAATGTAGGGGCTATAAGGGGGGGTGCCGTTATCCGGCGTAAGAAATTATGCTGAGGAGATAGCAGGCTTAGGATGAGCCGCATGGACGCGGCGAAAGCTTGCGCCACGTATGGAACGTGTCGCAAGCGGTCCGTTAAGCCTGATACCGACGAAGGCATCGCGTAGCGACATAATTTAGCCGCAAGCCGGGGTTCACAGGGGGCTGGCGTTTGGGCCCCCTGTGTCGGGCGCGTGCGACGAGGCAGCATGAAAATAGCGGCATTGTGGCGCACGAAACTATCTCCAAGTTCGCATAAAAATGTGACTAAGAGACAACTGACAAGGAGGAGGCTGAGTGGGGGTAATTAACAGCCACGTTTCAAACGTTGTCATCAAACGCGTTAATAGAAAACTTATATAATGGATGGATGGAAAATATATTTTCCCTTAAATAACCCGTTAGATAAATAATCGATATGTTTATCAATAACTGATGTTTCATACTGCCGGTTGATAGAGGCTAGGATGCATTAATATTATTATCTCTATTCCAGGGTGCATTTATGACAGGTTTCTTCCGTTATAGCCTTATTTTTATCGTTTCTATGGCGTTTTCCGCCGCCGCCTGGTCAGAAGACGTTTTACGCATTGGCTATCAGAAATCCGCCACCACGCTGGTGTTGCTGAAGGGAGAAGGTTCGCTGGAAAACCGCTTGCGTGCGCAGGGGGTCACGGTGAAGTGGACGGAGTTTCCCGGCGGCCCGCAATTGCTCGAAGGATTAAATGTCGGCGCCATCGATTTCGGCTTTACCGGCGAAACGCCGCCGGTATTCGCGCAGGCGGCCGGGGCCAGTCTGGTTTATGTCGCCAACGAACCGGCTTCGCCAACGGCGGAGGCGATTCTGGTGCCTGAAAACTCAGCGTTGCGGTCGGTGGCGGATCTAAAAGGGAAAAAAGTGGCGTTGAATAAAGGCTCTAACGTTCACTATTTGTTGGTTCGCGCGTTATATGAAGCCGGGTTGAAATACAGTGACATTACCCCGGTGTATTTGCCGCCGGCGGACGCCCGCGCGGCATTTGAAAACGGCAGCGTCGATGCCTGGGTTATCTGGGATCCTTTCAGCGCCGCCGCGGAAAAACAGATCCATGCCCGTGTTCTGCGAGACGGCCGCGGCATCGTTGATAATTATCAGTTTTATCTGGCTACCCGTGATTTTGCCGCTAAACACCCGCAGGTCATCACCGCGCTGATCGAAGAAATCCGCCTTATCGGCAAGAAAGCCACTCAAGATCCGCAGGCGGTTACCCGTCAGGTCGCGCCGCTGCTGGGGCTGCCTGAGGATATTACCCAGGTTGCCGTCGAGCGGCAGGGCTATGACGCGCGGTTTATTTCGCCTGAGGTGATTGCCGGCCAGCAGCGTATTGCCGATACCTTCACTGACTTGAAGCTGATTCCGCAAAAGCTGGATATCAGGCAGGCGGTGTGGGCGCAACCTCAGTAATCCATCACTCAATACTCTGTCGACAGAGTTTCATCATGGAGTACGCGCGATGAACATCGTGATTAAACAGACGCTGACCCGGCTGACCCCCTGGTTGATACCGACGCTGCTGATTATCGCCTGGCAAGGCGCGGTGACGACGGGCTGGTTGTCTACCCGTATCCTGCCGGCGCCGGGCGCGGTGCTTAAGGCCGGCTGGACGCTGGCCTACAGCGGCGAATTATGGCAACACCTGGCGATCAGCAGTTGGCGGGCGGCGGTTGGCTTTGGCATCGGCGGCGGCATTGGTTTATTGCTGGGATTGATTACCGGGCTATCGCGCTTCGGCGCGCTGCTGATTGACAGTACGGTGCAGATGGTGCGCAACGTTCCGCATCTGGCCTTGATCCCGCTGGTTATTCTGTGGTTCGGGATTGATGAGTCGGCCAAGATTTTTCTGGTGGCGCTGGGCACCTTTTTCCCTATCTATCTGAATACCTATCACGGGGTGCGCCACGTCGATGCCGGGCTGGTGGAAATGGCGCGAAATTACGGGCTGTCCGGCTTTGCGCTGTTTCGTCAGGTTATCCTTCCCGGCGCATTGCCTTCCATTCTGGTTGGCGTGCGTTTTGCGCTTGGCCTGATGTGGCTGACGCTGATTGTGGCGGAAACCATTTCCGCCAGCGCCGGGATCGGCTATCTGGCGATGAATGCCCGTGAGTTTCTGCAAACCGATGTCGTGGTGATGGCCATCATCCTGTATGCCGTGCTGGGCAAATTGGCGGATATCGCCGCCCGTCAGTTAGAACGAAGCTGGCTGCGTTGGCATCCTTCCTATCAACCAACCGGAGGTGAAGCATGAGCGCCCGTATCTATTCGGTTAATCAGGGCATTTCGCTGGTCACGCAGCAGCTTGATAAACATTTTAATCAGCGTTCGGTATTGCATAATCTGGATTTGCAGATCCCCGCCGGACAGTTTGTCGCGGTGGTCGGACGCAGCGGCTGCGGCAAGAGCACCTTGCTGCGTCTGTTTGCCGGACTTGACAAGCCCAATGCCGGCCGGCTGCTGTCGGGAAATCAGCCGCTGCATCAATTTCAGCAGGATATTCGTCTGATGTTTCAGGATGCCAGACTGCTTCCCTGGAAAAAAGTGATTGAAAATGTCGGTATCGGCCTGAAGGGAGACTGGCGGCCCAAAGCGCGGGAAGCGTTGGAAGAGGTGGGGCTTGCCGGCCGGGAAAACGACTGGCCGGCGGCGTTGTCCGGCGGGCAAAAGCAGCGCGTGGCGTTAGCCAGAGCGCTGATCCATCGCCCGCGTCTGTTGCTGCTTGATGAACCGCTCGGCGCATTGGATGCGCTGACCCGTATTGAAATGCAGCAGCTCATTGAACGTTTATGGCTGGAGCAGGGCTTTACCGTATTGCTGGTGACGCACGATGTCAGTGAAGCCGTCAGCATTGCCGACCGGGTGATCCTGATCGAGCAGGGCTCCATCGGCCTGGATTTGACGATCGATCTGCCTCGTCCGCGGCAGCGGGGTTTGCCCCGTCTGGCGGCGCTGGAACAGGAAGTGCTGGAGCATATTTTTAATCGGCATGAGGCGCGTTCCGTGGAAAGCGCGAAGTTAGCGCGCCAGCAGGTTAACGCGCGCGCGTAAAACGGGGACCGTCTAATGAGTCAGGAAACACCGGTACTGAGTCCGCAGGAATCGCGTCTTCTGCAATCCAGTGCCGAGCGGCAAGTTCGGCAGAGCAGAACCGATAAGATATTGGCTGAAATCCAGCAGGGGAAACCCGTCATTGACGTGGAGCGCGCCCGCTATTTCACCGAGTCGATGCGCGTAACGGAAGGCCAGTTACCGATCCTGCGCTGGTCGAAGGCGATGTATCACATTGCGCAGAACATCACGGTATATATTGACGATGAGCAGTTAATCGTCGGCCGGGCCGGTAAGCCGGGGCGCTATGGCATTCTCTATCCCGAACTGGATGGCGATTTTCTTGATGCCGCTATCAGCCAGCTTCCATCCCGGCTGGAATCGCCGTTTACCATTGATGAGCAGGACAGCGCGATTATTCGTGAAGAGATTTCTCCTTACTGGCAAGGCAAAACCTATCATGAGCATTTATCGCAGGCGTTGCCGGAAGAGACGTTGCGCCTGACTTACGATCCCAAGGACCGGCAGACCTCCCGCTTTATCGTCAACGAAACCTCTTCTTTTCGCTCATCCATTCAATGGGTGCATGATTATGAAAAGGTATTGCAGCGGGGGTTTAAAGGCATTCGCCAGGATGCCGAGCAGCGTCTGGCGCAGCTGGATCCGTTTAATCCGCTGGATAGCGTGGAGAAAGCGCCGTTCTTACAGGCGATTATCATCGCCGCCGACGCGATTGTGCTATGGGCGCAACGTCACGCGCGGCTTGCCGGAGAATTAGCGGCGAAAGAAAGCAACCCCCGGCGGCGCCAGGAATTATTGGACATCGCCGACCGCTGCGAGCGGGTGCCGGAACACCCGGCGCGGGATTTCCGCGATGCCCTTCAGTCGCAGTGGTTTACCCAGCTCTTTTCCCGTCTGGAACAGAAAACCGGCACCATTATCT
This window of the Brenneria goodwinii genome carries:
- a CDS encoding aliphatic sulfonate ABC transporter substrate-binding protein; the encoded protein is MSRLYLYWVNRQLASLLFFLLIFALFILTLPLAQAESTLRIGYQKSSTLLTILKLQGNLEKTLNEQGVRVTWHEFSSGLPLLEALNLGNVDISADVADTVPVFSQAAGAKLTYFALETPSPEAQAILVPEHSPLKSLPDLQGKRIAVTKAAGSHYLLIAALAKANLSFKDITPAYLTPADGRAALENGNVDAWVTWEPFVSSAVVQQKARVLADGKGLASYQRYYLAATDYARQHPDILSIIYQQLEKTGQWVKASPDQAAALLGPLWGNLDSNTVELANANRTYQVRAVTPQSLSEQQHIADAFFNEGLLPERINALDVAIWHPTTGQNP
- a CDS encoding sulfonate ABC transporter substrate-binding protein; amino-acid sequence: MTGFFRYSLIFIVSMAFSAAAWSEDVLRIGYQKSATTLVLLKGEGSLENRLRAQGVTVKWTEFPGGPQLLEGLNVGAIDFGFTGETPPVFAQAAGASLVYVANEPASPTAEAILVPENSALRSVADLKGKKVALNKGSNVHYLLVRALYEAGLKYSDITPVYLPPADARAAFENGSVDAWVIWDPFSAAAEKQIHARVLRDGRGIVDNYQFYLATRDFAAKHPQVITALIEEIRLIGKKATQDPQAVTRQVAPLLGLPEDITQVAVERQGYDARFISPEVIAGQQRIADTFTDLKLIPQKLDIRQAVWAQPQ
- the ssuC gene encoding aliphatic sulfonate ABC transporter permease SsuC, producing the protein MNIVIKQTLTRLTPWLIPTLLIIAWQGAVTTGWLSTRILPAPGAVLKAGWTLAYSGELWQHLAISSWRAAVGFGIGGGIGLLLGLITGLSRFGALLIDSTVQMVRNVPHLALIPLVILWFGIDESAKIFLVALGTFFPIYLNTYHGVRHVDAGLVEMARNYGLSGFALFRQVILPGALPSILVGVRFALGLMWLTLIVAETISASAGIGYLAMNAREFLQTDVVVMAIILYAVLGKLADIAARQLERSWLRWHPSYQPTGGEA
- the ssuB gene encoding aliphatic sulfonates ABC transporter ATP-binding protein, producing MSARIYSVNQGISLVTQQLDKHFNQRSVLHNLDLQIPAGQFVAVVGRSGCGKSTLLRLFAGLDKPNAGRLLSGNQPLHQFQQDIRLMFQDARLLPWKKVIENVGIGLKGDWRPKAREALEEVGLAGRENDWPAALSGGQKQRVALARALIHRPRLLLLDEPLGALDALTRIEMQQLIERLWLEQGFTVLLVTHDVSEAVSIADRVILIEQGSIGLDLTIDLPRPRQRGLPRLAALEQEVLEHIFNRHEARSVESAKLARQQVNARA